In a genomic window of Spirosoma agri:
- a CDS encoding SDR family NAD(P)-dependent oxidoreductase, with protein sequence MNADFTNQTALITGAGQGIGFAIAQALARQGATILLNDYDEALAHKAAETIRQAGGNCQAYPGDVSDVDFIRQMVRAAVDLFGSVDIAIANAGITVFGDIFTTTPDAFQQIVNVNLRGSFFLAQAAASQMREQRKGGSVLFMSSVVGHQAHPGLPVYSMTKAGLEMLAKQLVIDFSPLGITVNAIAPGATLTERTLDDPTYIPIWSRITPMGRPATVEDIANAALFLVSPASRHITGQSLVVDGGWTSISPPPV encoded by the coding sequence ATGAACGCAGATTTTACAAACCAAACCGCGCTTATCACGGGGGCTGGGCAGGGAATTGGTTTTGCCATTGCGCAGGCGCTGGCCCGGCAGGGTGCCACTATACTGCTCAACGATTATGATGAAGCCTTAGCTCACAAAGCCGCCGAAACCATACGACAGGCGGGAGGGAACTGTCAGGCGTATCCCGGCGATGTATCCGATGTGGATTTTATCAGACAGATGGTCAGGGCGGCTGTCGATTTATTTGGGTCGGTTGACATTGCCATTGCCAACGCCGGTATCACCGTTTTTGGCGATATTTTTACGACGACACCCGACGCATTTCAGCAGATTGTGAATGTCAACCTGCGGGGTAGTTTTTTCCTGGCTCAGGCTGCAGCCAGCCAGATGCGGGAGCAGAGAAAAGGCGGGAGCGTGCTGTTTATGTCGTCGGTGGTTGGTCACCAGGCGCATCCGGGTCTGCCCGTTTACAGTATGACCAAAGCGGGATTGGAAATGCTGGCGAAACAATTGGTAATCGACTTTTCACCCCTTGGAATTACCGTCAATGCCATTGCGCCCGGCGCAACCCTAACCGAACGCACATTAGACGATCCGACGTACATCCCAATCTGGTCACGCATCACGCCCATGGGTCGCCCGGCTACCGTCGAGGATATTGCCAATGCGGCTCTGTTTCTGGTTTCGCCGGCATCGAGACACATCACCGGGCAGAGTCTGGTGGTTGACGGGGGCTGGACCAGTATCAGTCCACCACCTGTCTAA
- a CDS encoding DJ-1/PfpI family protein: MRTVAILLFNEIEVLDFAGPFEVFGVAGKVSGKPHFQVFTVAEQGPVYARNGLCITPTYLLNDHPKADIIIVPGGGGFHADRTPFGSRRELENPAILNWIRRSAETAELVLSVCTGSLLLAKAGLLESRSATTHYLAIDSLAQLAPTTTILPNERYVDNGTIITSAGISAGIDMSLYTLSKLLGKDVADETARYMQYDYWH, from the coding sequence ATGCGCACTGTAGCTATTCTGCTTTTCAACGAGATCGAAGTACTGGATTTTGCCGGTCCGTTCGAGGTATTCGGTGTTGCCGGAAAAGTATCGGGCAAACCGCATTTTCAGGTGTTTACCGTTGCTGAACAGGGGCCGGTTTATGCCCGAAATGGTTTGTGCATAACGCCCACGTATCTGCTGAACGATCACCCCAAAGCCGACATCATTATTGTGCCGGGCGGGGGTGGTTTTCACGCCGACCGTACTCCCTTCGGCTCGCGACGGGAACTGGAAAATCCCGCGATACTGAACTGGATTCGTCGCTCGGCAGAAACGGCAGAGCTAGTATTATCCGTCTGTACAGGTTCGTTGCTACTAGCCAAAGCGGGTTTGCTGGAATCGCGATCGGCCACAACGCATTATCTGGCCATCGACAGCCTCGCGCAACTGGCTCCAACCACCACTATCTTACCCAACGAACGCTACGTTGATAACGGTACAATCATCACGTCAGCGGGTATTTCGGCAGGAATTGATATGTCGCTGTACACACTCAGCAAACTCCTTGGTAAAGACGTGGCTGACGAAACCGCACGCTACATGCAGTACGATTACTGGCACTAA
- the tnpA gene encoding IS200/IS605 family transposase, with protein sequence MSNYIALYVHLIWTTKYREPVLFPAARYALFAHIREEAVKNNIDIRIINGVADHVHCLVALRSTQSIADVGKRIKGESARWLNQSNKLEGLFVWQDGYGAISVSPQHVLRVTRYIFNQEQHHTQKVLLDELQLFAQYADSP encoded by the coding sequence ATGAGCAATTACATCGCCCTTTATGTCCATCTGATCTGGACAACGAAGTACCGTGAGCCCGTTTTATTTCCGGCTGCTCGTTATGCGTTGTTCGCTCATATTCGTGAGGAAGCGGTTAAAAACAATATCGATATCCGGATAATCAATGGGGTAGCCGATCATGTCCATTGCCTGGTTGCCCTCAGATCGACGCAATCCATCGCTGATGTTGGGAAACGAATTAAGGGAGAGTCGGCCCGCTGGCTAAATCAATCCAATAAGCTGGAGGGACTATTCGTCTGGCAGGACGGTTACGGGGCCATTTCGGTCAGCCCGCAGCACGTACTGAGAGTAACACGGTATATTTTCAATCAGGAACAGCACCACACGCAAAAAGTATTGCTGGACGAATTACAGCTATTTGCTCAATACGCTGATTCACCGTGA